The proteins below are encoded in one region of Mauremys reevesii isolate NIE-2019 linkage group 15, ASM1616193v1, whole genome shotgun sequence:
- the LOC120383006 gene encoding zinc finger protein 436-like isoform X1: MSVYLTMDQWAAVDPDQKPLCRGGIQENDDPLVTLKPDSCAYSLPTPAGDRAASETEEENPGEEGPEIVELDPALLGRPEGAGARSLEEQGPACESLRWTVVQQIDSPGKPMQRRGKSAGAGFQNFKSIIVLQKSYECGECGKTFSCSSHFSKHRRTHTGEKPFRCLHCGKSFNVSSNLYRHQRAHAAERACPRPESSPPPVPASAPAPATPRPRGLPYKCEECGKSFRRNTELVTHQRLHTGRLPFQCSHCGKSFSWSSHFDRHQRIHTGEKPYQCPECGKCFSRSSHLYRHQRTHAGGRSYICTYCGRSFNSTLHFDRHQRTHTGLRPYKCTLCGKGFGDGLALVKHQRLHLGDGPFHCEECGKSFGARAQYARHRRSLHGTATGSTGGEKPYRCSDCGKSFSWSSHWERHQRIHTGERPYQCSDCGKRFGRTSHLYRHQRTHAGGQPHVCADCGKSFNSTLHFHKHRRAHAGEAPCHACPDCGKTFADGSALAKHRRTHTGERPFPCPQCGRRFSVSSHLYRHLRSHAEEKPLEEITSY; the protein is encoded by the exons ATGTCTGTGTATCTTACCATGGATCAATGGGCTGCTGTGGATCCTGATCAGAAACCTTTGTGCAGAGGTGGCATACAGGAGAACGATGATCCCCTGGTGACTCTGA AGCCTGACTCCTGTGCGTATTCTCTCCCTACCCCAGCCGGGGACAGGGCAGCAAGTGAGACCGAGGAGGAGAATCCTGGGGAGGAAGGCCCCGAGATCGTGGAACTGGATCCAGCGTTGCTGGGCAggccggagggggctggggccaggagcctgGAGGAGCAGGGCCCGGCCTGCGAGAGCCTGCGCTGGACGGTGGTGCAGCAGATCGACTCTCCCGGAAAGCCGATGCAGCGGCGGGGCAAGTCAGCTGGTGCCGGCTTCCAGAACTTCAAGAGCATCATTGTGCTGCAGAAAAGCTACGAGTGTGGTGAGTGCGGCAAGACCTTCAGCTGCAGCTCGCACTTCAGCAAGCACCGGCGCACCCACACCGGCGAGAAGCCCTTCCGTTGCCTGCACTGCGGGAAGAGCTTCAACGTCAGCTCCAACCTCTACCGCCACCAGCGGGCCCACGCCGCCGAACGGGCCTGCCCACGCCCCGAGAGCTCCCCACCACCGGTGCCAGccagcgcccctgcccccgccaccccTCGGCCCCGGGGGCTGCCCTATAAGTGCGAGGAGTGTGGCAAGAGTTTCCGGCGCAACACGGAACTGGTGACCCACCAGCGGCTGCACACGGGGCGCCTGCCCTTCCAGTGCTCCCACTGCGGGAAGAGCTTCTCCTGGAGCTCCCACTTCGACCggcaccagcgcatccacaccgGTGAGAAGCCCTACCAGTGCCCCGAGTGCGGGAAGTGCTTCAGCCGCAGCTCCCACCTCTACCGGCACCAGCGCACCCACGCCGGGGGCCGCTCCTACATCTGCACCTACTGCGGGCGCAGCTTCAACAGCACCCTGCACTTCGACCGGCATCAGCGCACCCACACTGGCCTGCGCCCCTACAAATGCACCCTGTGCGGCAAGGGCTTTGGTGATGGGCTGGCCCTGGTCAAGCACCAGCGCCTGCATCTGGGGGACGGGCCCTTCCACTGTGAAGAGTGCGGCAAGAGCTTTGGGGCAAGGGCGCAGTATGCCCGGCACCGGCGCAGCCTGCACGGCACTGCCACCGGCAGCACCGGTGGCGAGAAGCCCTACCGCTGCAGCGACTGTGGCAAGAGCTTCTCCTGGAGCTCCCACTGGGAGCGGCACCAGCGTATCCACACCGGGGAGCGCCCCTACCAGTGCAGTGACTGCGGCAAGCGCTTTGGCCGCACCTCCCACCTCTACCGGCATCAGCGCACCCATGCCGGTGGCCAGCCCCATGTCTGTGCTGACTGCGGCAAGAGCTTCAACAGCACGCTGCACTTCCACAAGCACCGGCGGGCCCACGCTGGTGAAGCCCCCTGCCACGCCTGTCCCGACTGCGGCAAGACCTTCGCCGACGGCTCTGCTCTGGCCAAGCACCGACGCACCCACACCGGAGAGCGGCCCTTCCCTTGCCCCCAGTGTGGCCGGCGCTTCAGTGTCAGCTCCCACCTGTACCGCCACCTGAGGAGTCATGCTGAGGAGAAGCCACTGGAGGAGATCACGTCCTACTAG
- the LOC120383006 gene encoding zinc finger protein 436-like isoform X2 — MSVYLTMDQWAAVDPDQKPLCRGGIQENDDPLVTLTGDRAASETEEENPGEEGPEIVELDPALLGRPEGAGARSLEEQGPACESLRWTVVQQIDSPGKPMQRRGKSAGAGFQNFKSIIVLQKSYECGECGKTFSCSSHFSKHRRTHTGEKPFRCLHCGKSFNVSSNLYRHQRAHAAERACPRPESSPPPVPASAPAPATPRPRGLPYKCEECGKSFRRNTELVTHQRLHTGRLPFQCSHCGKSFSWSSHFDRHQRIHTGEKPYQCPECGKCFSRSSHLYRHQRTHAGGRSYICTYCGRSFNSTLHFDRHQRTHTGLRPYKCTLCGKGFGDGLALVKHQRLHLGDGPFHCEECGKSFGARAQYARHRRSLHGTATGSTGGEKPYRCSDCGKSFSWSSHWERHQRIHTGERPYQCSDCGKRFGRTSHLYRHQRTHAGGQPHVCADCGKSFNSTLHFHKHRRAHAGEAPCHACPDCGKTFADGSALAKHRRTHTGERPFPCPQCGRRFSVSSHLYRHLRSHAEEKPLEEITSY; from the exons ATGTCTGTGTATCTTACCATGGATCAATGGGCTGCTGTGGATCCTGATCAGAAACCTTTGTGCAGAGGTGGCATACAGGAGAACGATGATCCCCTGGTGACTCTGA CCGGGGACAGGGCAGCAAGTGAGACCGAGGAGGAGAATCCTGGGGAGGAAGGCCCCGAGATCGTGGAACTGGATCCAGCGTTGCTGGGCAggccggagggggctggggccaggagcctgGAGGAGCAGGGCCCGGCCTGCGAGAGCCTGCGCTGGACGGTGGTGCAGCAGATCGACTCTCCCGGAAAGCCGATGCAGCGGCGGGGCAAGTCAGCTGGTGCCGGCTTCCAGAACTTCAAGAGCATCATTGTGCTGCAGAAAAGCTACGAGTGTGGTGAGTGCGGCAAGACCTTCAGCTGCAGCTCGCACTTCAGCAAGCACCGGCGCACCCACACCGGCGAGAAGCCCTTCCGTTGCCTGCACTGCGGGAAGAGCTTCAACGTCAGCTCCAACCTCTACCGCCACCAGCGGGCCCACGCCGCCGAACGGGCCTGCCCACGCCCCGAGAGCTCCCCACCACCGGTGCCAGccagcgcccctgcccccgccaccccTCGGCCCCGGGGGCTGCCCTATAAGTGCGAGGAGTGTGGCAAGAGTTTCCGGCGCAACACGGAACTGGTGACCCACCAGCGGCTGCACACGGGGCGCCTGCCCTTCCAGTGCTCCCACTGCGGGAAGAGCTTCTCCTGGAGCTCCCACTTCGACCggcaccagcgcatccacaccgGTGAGAAGCCCTACCAGTGCCCCGAGTGCGGGAAGTGCTTCAGCCGCAGCTCCCACCTCTACCGGCACCAGCGCACCCACGCCGGGGGCCGCTCCTACATCTGCACCTACTGCGGGCGCAGCTTCAACAGCACCCTGCACTTCGACCGGCATCAGCGCACCCACACTGGCCTGCGCCCCTACAAATGCACCCTGTGCGGCAAGGGCTTTGGTGATGGGCTGGCCCTGGTCAAGCACCAGCGCCTGCATCTGGGGGACGGGCCCTTCCACTGTGAAGAGTGCGGCAAGAGCTTTGGGGCAAGGGCGCAGTATGCCCGGCACCGGCGCAGCCTGCACGGCACTGCCACCGGCAGCACCGGTGGCGAGAAGCCCTACCGCTGCAGCGACTGTGGCAAGAGCTTCTCCTGGAGCTCCCACTGGGAGCGGCACCAGCGTATCCACACCGGGGAGCGCCCCTACCAGTGCAGTGACTGCGGCAAGCGCTTTGGCCGCACCTCCCACCTCTACCGGCATCAGCGCACCCATGCCGGTGGCCAGCCCCATGTCTGTGCTGACTGCGGCAAGAGCTTCAACAGCACGCTGCACTTCCACAAGCACCGGCGGGCCCACGCTGGTGAAGCCCCCTGCCACGCCTGTCCCGACTGCGGCAAGACCTTCGCCGACGGCTCTGCTCTGGCCAAGCACCGACGCACCCACACCGGAGAGCGGCCCTTCCCTTGCCCCCAGTGTGGCCGGCGCTTCAGTGTCAGCTCCCACCTGTACCGCCACCTGAGGAGTCATGCTGAGGAGAAGCCACTGGAGGAGATCACGTCCTACTAG